In Planctomycetota bacterium, the DNA window TGTGGTGTGCCTCCGATGGCCGGATGGAACCGACGTCACAGCCGAAACACTCCGTACACAACATGCCGCAGCGTTCGAATGGCTCAAAGGAGAGCTGGTCGAACCAGCACATCGCGCTGATTCGGTAGCACGGCTAGAACAGCTAGCCGACTCTCTCATTCCGGCCTCCGTCAGAGATCTGGTACTGTCCAAGCGAGAGCTGATCGTTATTGCGGATGACGTTGTGCACGCGACTCCGATCGAGTACCTCCTGCAGCTACTCCCACAGGACTCAGCACCATCGGTGACGTACGCCCCGTCTGCTGCGATTCTGACAGTTTCTTCTATCCCGAAGCATCAAGTGCGCCGCATGGCGTATTTGTTCGGGAATCCTCAGTATGAGTCAATGCCCCCCTCTCAAGCTCCCGCGGGTGAACTACAGGGTGTCTTCGTCGCATGGGTGATGCCCGACACGGCCGCGGCTATGTCGGGATTGGCAGCCGGAGACGTTGTGTTATCCGTAGATGGTGAGCAGCAGATGGACGCGGAAGCACTGCTGACCCACTTGGAAGAGCGACGCCAAGGCCTCATAGGAGTGCCGCCAGTAGCACTCGCGGTGGAGCGAAATGGTCGAATCTTGGAGCTGTCGCTTGACTTTCCGTTCTCAGGGATGCGACTCTGCTCCATGCCAGTCGGAGAGGCCGTTGCTGCCAGCAAGCTGGCTGACGTCCCAGCAGCACCATCGACGGATGATTGGATCGAAGCCGTGCTCCCGGACACGCTTCCAGGGGCTCAGCTGGAACTCGCAGGTGCCAGAGCTACGCTGTCTCGCGCACTTGGCGCTGATCAGGTGGTAGTCAGAGAGTGGTGTGACGCAACTAGGTCGGAAGTGGAACAATGCGCACCCGATGCACGGTGGCTGCATTTGGCTGTACACGGCATGGCCAACCCGAATGCTTCAGACAGCTCGCTTCAGTTTGCACGCTGCCCATTGACAGATGGTTATTCAACATTGACGGTCGCGGACATCCTATTCGAGTGGCCGCGGTACTTGGCTGGGACGGAGCTTGTCGTGCTCAGCGCTTGCGAAACCGGCTCCGGTCAAGTCGAGCGGGGCGAAGGTGGTTTATCCATAGGCTGGGCGATGATGACAGCCGGCGCTCAGACGGTGGTGGTATCACGGTGGCGGGTAGACGACGACGCGACAGCACTGTTGATGACGAAATTCTACGAAGTACTCTTTGCTGGTGACGACACCGGGGCCGAGGCGATTGGCATTCAGCGTCATTCACCGTCAGCTGCCCTGACTGAGGCCAGTCGATGGCTGAGATCGCTCAGCCGACATGAGGCCGACCAGAGGCTCGCTGAACTCCGTACGATCGCTAAGGCGTCCGAGCCGCCGTTCGACGAGCGTCCGCCTCGATCACGTGATCCACGAAGGCGAGCAATTGCTCCAAGCGGTACCGTCCGACCGTACGAACACCCCTCATATTGGGCCGCTTTTTCGGTCATCTCTCGACAACCTTGATGCTCCCGAACCCAAAGCGATCCAGAACTCGGCCTACTTCGGATGCGATTTTTTCCCTGGGTTACCGATTGTGACCCGCCCGTACTCTCCCGTAGCTGTAAGGACACCATCGTTGCTGTGGAGGATCATGCTGTCCGAGCCGCTGCCCTTGTCGTATCCCAACAACTCGTGCTGCCGAATGACGAATCGATCGAGGACAACGGCCGCGAGATCGTCCCATGTGCGATTCCACCAGACTCGATCCCACTGGCTCAGCCAGTTCGAGAGTAATGGCAGCGCGAGGTCGAGGTACGGATCGCGGACGTTTCGAGCACACCACAATGCTGCCTCGTGCTCTCGCAACTCATCAAACCCGAGCAACACTGTCGTCAGGGGGGTTAAGGAGACTGCCACACCCGCTGGCGTTGGAAGAGACGCCCATTGCAACTGCCGCAGGATCTCTGCGAGGTTCCACTCCGCAAGAGGCGACTCAAGTTGCAGGCCACTGCCGATCGCCGGCCGCCCGTTCGCTTCATCGACGCCGGCGAGCGAGAGAATTCCCGCGGGAGTCGAGTCGAGGAATGACTCGAGATCGTCCACGCCGAGTCCGGTTCCAAATGTCTCCGCGACGATGCTGTCATCGAGGGAGCTCAATACAGATTCAAACCGAACATTGCCTCGCTCAGACTGCTCGACATTCCGAATGAGCCCCAGAAATGCACCTTCCAGTGCCACAGACAAGTGGTTGTGCAAGTAGAACATCCGCCAAAGATCTGCCACGTCACGAAACACCCCATCACGGGAGAACTCGAACACCAAATCCTCGACGGTCGTGGCGCCGTAGAGCACTGCATCTCCGAACGTTGCACTGTTGAACTCGACATCAACCTCGGCGCACTGGCGGATCAGGTCCATGATCAAGAGCAGACTGCGCCTTCTCAGGGCGTGGGACTTCCCGGGACTCCCAACCTGATCAAAGAACACGTGGCGAAGCAGCCCCTTATCCACGGGACCTTTGTTCATGATCTCGCAGACACCACCACCAGAGCCGATCTTCTCCAAACCACGAAGCGTCACCTGAGAGGCACCCGTCCTCAGGTTCGTCAACACTCGTGGGTGCCCAAGTTCGGCCCCATACGCGTCGGCCAACTGCTTCCCTAATGGCGTCAAGCGAATCTCGTCTGGCGATGTCTGGCTCGTTGATTCCCCCTCGCCGTTCTCGTCGTCCTCGGTCGGCTCCATCTCCTCGAAGCATCCGAGATTCACCAGCGAGTTGAAGTACTGATTCCACGCGAGACTTCCACTCCGGCGGTATCTCCGGAGATCAAAGCTCTCGTCCATCTCTGTTGCCGACCGCTTGCGCTGAGCTTCTCGAGAACCGACGACGCCACCACCATCACAAGTCGCACCCTCGTGATGTGTGATGCAGCCAAGAGCGAGAGCCTTCTCACGCTGCCGTATGGCGTCGTTTAGTCCGCGGTCCGACGACTGTCCCTTAAGGTGCGATCGATAGTCATCCACGCACCAGGGGCAGGAAGCTGTAGTACCGAGCCCGTGGCGTTATGGTCGTGATGCAGTGCAGCAACTGTCCGGCCATGCGCGTAGAGACTCTGAGTTCAAGCCCAAGCGGGTCTTGGACATCGGATCCGAGTGACGGCTTGTTCCAGATCAGGGTCTCAAGCACCAGTACATTATCGTGCCACTCTGGCCGCTGTGAATCTGCTGCTAGGTGTGGCCTAGATTCCCGTATCCCGTTGAGGCGGGAATTCTGTCCATGCCCTGGACCTCCGAGGTGGGGCACCAGCCCGGTGCCCCTGAGGCCAGAGGAGAGACCATCGCAGTCGAATCAGAGCATCGGGTGTCCCCGACCACACGGGGACAACTCGCGTCCGACCAGTGCGCGCTCTGGAGAGCGCGCACTATTCGATCTTCGGCTAAGAGTGAACACCCCGCAAAAACGATAAGCCCCTGCTTTCACAGGGGCTTACGAAGCGAGGCGGACGGGACTCGAACCCGCAACCACCGGATCGACAGTCCGGTACTCTAACCAATTGAGCTACCGCCCCGGGCACGCCTCGGTGAGGCGCGAGACAAGCCTAGCAGACACGATTCGGGGGTCAAGGATCGGGCCGCCGTCCGAGCCGGCGGGGTCCGCGTCCGCCCCTGATCGGTGGAGGCTCCCGCCGCTCTAGCCGTCCGCCAGGCGGACGTTACCCTCCTCTTGCAGCTGCATCACGTTGCCCTCGGGCGCGACCGCGACGGCGGCCTGGTAGACGAACACGCACGCCGCCCCCATCGCGATGACCGCGAGGAACAGCAACGCGTCGAGCACGCTCAGCGTGGGGCCCCTCGAGGCTCGGCCGCCGGGCATCTGCATGCCGTACTGGCTCATATCTGCGGCTCCAATCTTGAGTCGGGTCCTGGCTCGAATAGTTGGGTGCCTAGCGACGGATGTTGGACACGACGGCGTCGCCGCGGCGGGGCGTGGTGCCCAGGCCCGCGGTGTCGACCGTGCCGTCGGCGAACTGCAGGTCGGCCCGCTGCACGATGAAGTAGCCCACCAGGGTCGCCTGGCCGCCGCGCTGGCCGACGATGTACAGCCGCTTGCCGGCGGCGAGCCCGTCCTCGCTGCCCAGGTCGACGCGGGCGAGCATGGAGCCCGAGTCGTCGTTGCGGGTCTCGGTGATGCTGCCGCGGACGTAGGACGCCACGTCGGGGCTGGTCGACCCGCCGCCGGCGACGCCGCCGCCGCCCTCGCCCGACTCCAGGCGAGCGACCTGCTCGCGGAGGGAGCGGACGGTGGCCTCCATGGACTCGGTGCTGCTCTGCAAGTCGCTGATGCGGTCGAGCAGCGCGATCTCGTTCTGGCGGAGGTTCAGCTCGTTGGCCCGCAGCTGCACGACCTCCGACGAGTGGCGGTCGACCAGCTCGGTCAGCAGGCGGTTGGTCTCGTTGAGCTGGGTGATCTGGTTCTGCAGGCTGGTGACCGACTGCTCGGCCGTCAGCTTGTCGCGGCGGAGGTCGCCGACCTCGCCCTGCAGGCTGTTGATCTGGCTGGCCAGCGCCGTCTCGTTGGACTGCAGCTCGCTGATCTTGGCCTGCAGCGCCTCGCGGGCGGCGGCGGCCTGGGCGGCGGCCTCCTGGTTCACCGCACGCTGGGCGTCGAGCTCGGTGTACACCCGCTCGTAGTCATTCAGCACGGCGCGGTTGTTGACCGCGAAGGAGATCGTCAACGACGACAACGCGATGCCCGCGACCGCGGCCAACACGACGAGGAACTTCGTGAGCAAGTGCATGTTCAGCTACCCGTATTCTGCACCGGCAACGGCCGGCTTCGCCAGGGCCTCCAAGGCCATCCCCGCGACCCGAACCAGCGAGAACCCAATCGAACGACGAACCGGAGCGATCCCAGCCGCCCCCAGCCGCAAAAGCCGAAACGAGGGCCATCCCTGGACCGCCGACGACCCCCCACCGCGGGAGCCGGGATACCGCACGCGATGCCGGCAGCGGCCGACCCTCGCGGTGGGCACCGATACGACCGGGCCAACCCGCTGGTTGCCCCGACCCGCCGAACACCTCGGAGGTGTCAGCCTCCCGGCCCTGCGGCGAGGGCACAGGTTATCACGGTCGTGTCAGCCGGACAACAGCGGCGGCAGCGTGGACCCGGACGGCCGGATCGGCGTCGGCCAGCATGCCCTCCAGCACCGGCAGGTGCCGCGCCTGGCCCGTGCGGCCCAGCGACAGCGCCGCCAGGGCCCGCACCTGCGGCGAGGGATGGGCTAGGTACTCCTCGGCGATGAAGAAGCCCTGGGGCTGGCCAATCTCGGCCAGGGCGTAGACGGCCGAAAGGCGGACCTCGGGCGGCAGCTTGCGGCCGGTCTCGTCCTCCTTGGCGGTCAGCAGGATGAGCTGGTCGACCGAGCCGCGGTCGCGGACCTCGCCCAGGATGCGGGCGGCGAGCGCGGCGGCCTCGAGTTCCTCGGGCCGGGCGGGATAGAGCGCCGCCCGCAGCGGGTGCACCTGGGCCTCGTCGCCCAGCTTGACCATCGCCTCGCCCATCTGCAGCCGCATGAGCTGGAGCTGGACGGGGTCGGCCAACCGCATCGGCCGCCGCGCCGCCTGCCTGAGCAGCGGCAGGGCCGACTCGTTGCCCAGCTCGCCCAGGATCACCGCGGCGTGGGCCCGCAGCCTGGGGTCGTCGGCCTCCAGCACCGCGTCGGCCAGCGTGGACATCTGCCTGGGCGCGCGGTTGGCCGCCATCGCGTACACCGCCGACAGCCGGACGTAGGGCGAGGGGTCCCGCAGCAGCGGCTCGGCGTCGTCGAGGAGCGAGGCCCGCTCGGCCCGGCCGATGGCCATCAGCGCGATGGCCCGCACGCCCGGGCTCTCGTCGTTCAGGGCCCGCCGCAGCACCGGGGATGCTCGCCCGGGCGCCTCGAGCAGGCCCTCGAGCGCGTTGCCCCGGACCACCGGGTTGGGATCGCCCGCGTAGCGCTCCAGGGCGGCGATGGCCCGCTCGCGGGCCTGCGAACGCTCGATGGGGCCGATGGCGGCCTCGGGCGTCCGCGACACGCGGGGCCCCGCCGACGCGCATCCCGGCGTGAGCGTGCCGGCCCCCAGGGCGCCAAG includes these proteins:
- a CDS encoding HEAT repeat domain-containing protein yields the protein MLRRTSVRPRVAIATASLALGALGAGTLTPGCASAGPRVSRTPEAAIGPIERSQARERAIAALERYAGDPNPVVRGNALEGLLEAPGRASPVLRRALNDESPGVRAIALMAIGRAERASLLDDAEPLLRDPSPYVRLSAVYAMAANRAPRQMSTLADAVLEADDPRLRAHAAVILGELGNESALPLLRQAARRPMRLADPVQLQLMRLQMGEAMVKLGDEAQVHPLRAALYPARPEELEAAALAARILGEVRDRGSVDQLILLTAKEDETGRKLPPEVRLSAVYALAEIGQPQGFFIAEEYLAHPSPQVRALAALSLGRTGQARHLPVLEGMLADADPAVRVHAAAAVVRLTRP